A portion of the Pseudomonas protegens CHA0 genome contains these proteins:
- a CDS encoding glycosyltransferase family 2 protein, producing the protein MHKPCAVIPVYNHETAVPAVVEALLARGLPCVLVDDASSPQCAAVLEQLAGLDQVFLIRLAINQGKGGAVMAGLREAAQLGFSHALQVDADGQHDLTDVDNFIQHSQAHPEALVCGYPQYDASVPKGRLYARYLTHVWVWINSLSLQIPDSMCGFRVYPLPPTLALLDSVQLGRRMDFDPEILVRLAWRNQPMRWLPTRVHYPQDGLSHFRLFHDNALISKMHAKLFFGMLARLPLILWRRWRP; encoded by the coding sequence ATGCATAAGCCTTGCGCGGTGATACCGGTCTACAACCATGAAACCGCCGTGCCGGCGGTGGTCGAGGCGCTCCTGGCCCGCGGCCTGCCCTGTGTCCTGGTGGACGACGCCAGCAGCCCCCAATGCGCGGCGGTGCTGGAGCAGCTGGCCGGCCTCGACCAGGTGTTCCTGATCCGCCTGGCGATCAACCAGGGCAAGGGCGGCGCGGTCATGGCCGGCCTGCGCGAAGCCGCGCAGCTGGGCTTCAGCCATGCCCTGCAAGTCGATGCCGATGGCCAGCACGACCTCACGGATGTGGATAACTTCATCCAGCACTCCCAGGCCCACCCCGAGGCGCTGGTCTGCGGTTATCCACAGTACGACGCCAGCGTGCCCAAGGGGCGCCTGTATGCCCGCTACCTGACCCACGTGTGGGTCTGGATCAACAGCCTGTCACTGCAGATTCCCGATTCCATGTGCGGCTTCCGGGTCTACCCCTTGCCACCGACCCTGGCCCTGCTGGACTCGGTGCAACTGGGCCGGCGCATGGACTTCGATCCGGAGATCCTGGTGCGCCTGGCCTGGCGCAACCAACCCATGCGCTGGCTGCCGACCCGGGTCCACTATCCCCAGGACGGCCTCTCGCACTTTCGCCTGTTCCATGACAACGCGCTGATCTCGAAGATGCACGCCAAGCTGTTCTTCGGCATGTTGGCGCGCCTGCCGCTGATCCTCTGGCGCCGGTGGCGTCCATGA
- a CDS encoding AMP-binding protein, with product MNWIPLEQLLLKLHTPRAVSAAPAIDLGAVQEQALSLAAALQARGVRRLAVHLEDAVELAVALLGAWRAGASVLLPADLQAQTRQRWSSEVDLWLTDQDTPLHQLQASPLAPAELDPDTCQLSLCTSGSSGEPKRIEKNLRQLANEVVALEHLWGADLGQAWIIGSVATQHIYGLLFRVLWPLCAGRPFVRRQLPFPEDLQRASRECPTFAWVASPALLKRMGDNLDWPALSQVRRVFSSGGALPAEAASGLHQRLQQWPTEILGSSETGGIAWRQGPGLWQPFADVRLSQDADGALLIASPYLPAGHVEHTADAARIAADGRFELLGRLDRIVKLEEKRISLPMLEQALASHEWVAEARLGVIEDNRAYLGALLVLSEPGLHALRNQGRRHLTQALRQHLAGHCEALALPRRWRLVRQLPLNSQGKLPQAQVQALLLAPRPQAPEVLEQRQHEEEWQLQLAIPPDLAYFSGHFPQTPVLPGVVQVDWALALGQQLLELPGRFAGMEVLKFQQLVRPGDRIQLNLRFDAQRQKLYFAYLNDGAPCSSGRIVLEASCG from the coding sequence ATGAACTGGATTCCCCTTGAGCAGCTGTTGCTCAAGCTACATACGCCGCGAGCGGTCAGCGCCGCGCCGGCCATCGACCTGGGGGCCGTGCAGGAACAGGCCCTGAGCCTGGCCGCTGCCCTGCAAGCCCGTGGCGTACGGCGCCTGGCGGTGCACCTGGAAGACGCCGTGGAACTGGCGGTGGCCCTGCTCGGCGCCTGGCGTGCCGGGGCCAGCGTGCTGTTGCCCGCTGACCTGCAAGCCCAGACCCGCCAGCGCTGGTCGAGCGAAGTCGACCTGTGGCTGACCGACCAGGACACGCCCCTGCACCAGTTGCAGGCCAGCCCCCTGGCCCCGGCCGAGCTGGACCCGGACACCTGCCAGTTGAGCCTGTGCACCTCCGGCTCCAGCGGCGAACCCAAGCGCATCGAGAAGAACCTGCGGCAACTGGCCAACGAGGTCGTCGCCCTGGAGCACCTGTGGGGCGCCGACCTGGGCCAGGCCTGGATCATCGGCAGCGTCGCCACCCAGCACATCTACGGCCTGCTGTTCCGCGTGCTCTGGCCACTGTGCGCCGGGCGGCCTTTTGTACGCCGCCAGCTGCCATTTCCCGAAGACCTGCAACGGGCCAGCCGCGAGTGCCCGACGTTTGCCTGGGTGGCGAGCCCGGCCCTGCTCAAGCGCATGGGCGACAACCTCGACTGGCCGGCCCTGAGCCAGGTACGGCGGGTATTTTCCTCCGGCGGAGCCTTGCCCGCCGAAGCGGCCAGCGGCCTGCACCAGCGCCTGCAGCAATGGCCGACGGAAATCCTCGGCAGCTCGGAAACCGGCGGCATCGCCTGGCGCCAGGGGCCAGGCCTGTGGCAGCCCTTCGCCGATGTACGGCTGAGCCAGGATGCCGACGGCGCGCTGTTGATCGCCTCGCCCTACCTGCCGGCCGGGCATGTGGAACACACGGCCGACGCCGCGCGGATCGCCGCCGACGGGCGCTTCGAACTGCTGGGGCGCCTGGATCGCATCGTCAAGCTGGAAGAAAAACGCATTTCCCTGCCCATGCTTGAGCAGGCCCTGGCCAGCCACGAATGGGTGGCGGAAGCGCGGCTCGGGGTGATCGAAGACAACCGCGCCTACCTCGGCGCCCTGCTGGTGCTCAGCGAGCCCGGCCTGCATGCCCTGCGCAACCAGGGCCGGCGCCACCTGACCCAGGCCTTGCGCCAGCATCTGGCCGGGCATTGCGAAGCCCTGGCCCTGCCCCGGCGCTGGCGCCTGGTGCGGCAACTGCCGCTGAACAGCCAGGGCAAGCTGCCCCAGGCGCAAGTCCAGGCCCTGCTGCTGGCTCCACGCCCGCAAGCCCCGGAAGTGCTGGAGCAACGGCAGCACGAGGAGGAGTGGCAGCTGCAACTGGCCATTCCGCCGGACCTGGCGTACTTCAGCGGGCACTTCCCCCAGACCCCGGTGCTGCCGGGGGTGGTGCAGGTGGACTGGGCCCTGGCCCTGGGCCAGCAACTGCTGGAGCTGCCGGGCCGCTTCGCCGGCATGGAAGTGCTGAAGTTCCAGCAACTGGTACGCCCCGGCGACCGCATCCAGCTGAACCTGCGTTTCGATGCCCAGCGCCAGAAACTGTATTTCGCCTACCTCAATGACGGGGCTCCCTGCTCCAGCGGGCGGATCGTCCTGGAGGCCAGCTGTGGATAA
- a CDS encoding membrane protein — protein MSRLIGLGLLLAGLLYPFAVYFGMEHFAPWQFGLLLGGLWLARALTGERRPGSLWMAIAAIAFCLLLAWFDNPALLRWYPVLISAFMLGLFGLSLKYGPPVAERLARISEPQLPEKAIRYTRQVTVAWSVFFLCNGMLAAALTLWAPLSWWTLYNGLIAYGLMGLLFAIEWLLRQRVRGRR, from the coding sequence ATGAGCCGGCTGATCGGCCTGGGCTTGTTGCTGGCCGGCCTGCTCTACCCCTTCGCGGTGTACTTCGGCATGGAGCATTTCGCTCCGTGGCAGTTCGGCCTGCTGCTGGGCGGCCTGTGGCTGGCCCGGGCGCTGACCGGCGAACGCCGCCCCGGCAGCCTGTGGATGGCCATTGCAGCGATCGCGTTCTGCCTGCTGCTGGCCTGGTTCGACAACCCGGCGCTGCTGCGCTGGTACCCGGTGCTGATCAGCGCCTTCATGCTCGGCCTGTTCGGCCTGAGCCTGAAATACGGCCCCCCGGTGGCAGAGCGCCTGGCCCGCATCAGCGAGCCGCAATTGCCGGAAAAGGCCATACGTTATACGCGCCAGGTGACCGTCGCCTGGAGCGTGTTTTTCCTCTGTAACGGAATGCTCGCCGCGGCCCTGACCCTGTGGGCGCCGCTGAGCTGGTGGACGTTGTACAACGGCCTGATCGCCTACGGGCTGATGGGCCTGCTGTTTGCCATTGAATGGCTGTTACGACAACGGGTAAGAGGCCGTAGATGA
- a CDS encoding acyl carrier protein, protein MQTRDDIFNTLRDALVELFELEPERVSLESNLYEDLEIDSIDAVDLIDHIKRQTGKKIAAEEFKSVRTVNDVVEAVYRLVQPAA, encoded by the coding sequence ATGCAAACCCGTGACGATATCTTCAACACCCTGCGCGATGCCCTGGTCGAGCTCTTCGAACTGGAGCCCGAGCGCGTCAGCCTCGAGTCCAACCTGTACGAAGACCTGGAAATCGACAGCATCGATGCGGTCGACCTGATCGACCACATCAAGCGCCAGACCGGCAAGAAAATCGCCGCCGAGGAATTCAAGTCGGTGCGCACCGTCAACGACGTGGTCGAGGCGGTCTACCGTCTGGTCCAGCCGGCCGCATGA
- a CDS encoding phosphopantetheine-binding protein — MSDTHPDLMLEIKLLIIDALGLEDISAQDIGNDQTLFGEGLGLDSVDALELGLAIQKKYGIKIDADAKDTRNHFSNVASLAAFVTAKQAA; from the coding sequence ATGAGCGATACACACCCGGACCTGATGCTTGAAATCAAACTGCTGATCATCGACGCCCTGGGCCTCGAAGACATCAGTGCCCAGGACATCGGCAACGACCAGACGCTGTTCGGCGAAGGCCTCGGCCTGGACTCGGTGGATGCCCTGGAGCTGGGCCTGGCGATCCAGAAGAAGTACGGCATCAAGATCGACGCCGACGCCAAGGACACCCGCAACCACTTCAGCAACGTGGCGAGCCTTGCGGCGTTCGTCACTGCAAAACAGGCAGCTTGA
- a CDS encoding lysophospholipid acyltransferase family protein, producing MDLATQPLSAKGRNAYYWRLTATALSFALFGIGGLCLRLVIFPLLACLPGDAQRQRQRARKTVSRLFWLFIRFMARSGVLTYEVQGAERLGRPGQMIIANHPSLIDVVFLIGLVRDANCVVKQSLWNNPFTRGPVRATQYISNDGSMDMLDSACGALQAGQTLIVFPEGTRTQPGAAPAFHRGAAAIALRGAKIITPVVIRVSPSTLTKAEPWYRIPQRRVHFSFHVGADIDPQTFAAQGPAPQASRKLNEHLHHFFIKELARDERYTPGPDA from the coding sequence ATGGACCTGGCAACGCAACCACTGAGCGCCAAGGGCCGCAATGCCTACTACTGGCGCCTGACGGCCACGGCGCTGAGCTTTGCACTGTTCGGAATAGGTGGTTTGTGCCTGCGCCTGGTGATTTTCCCCCTGCTCGCCTGCCTGCCCGGCGACGCCCAGCGCCAGCGCCAGCGGGCGCGCAAGACCGTCAGCCGGCTGTTCTGGCTGTTTATCCGCTTCATGGCCAGGAGCGGCGTGCTCACCTATGAGGTCCAGGGCGCCGAGCGGCTCGGGCGACCGGGGCAGATGATCATCGCCAACCACCCCTCGCTGATCGACGTGGTGTTCCTCATCGGCCTGGTCCGCGACGCCAACTGCGTGGTGAAGCAGAGCCTGTGGAACAACCCCTTCACCCGCGGCCCGGTGCGCGCCACCCAGTACATCAGCAACGACGGCAGCATGGACATGCTCGACAGTGCCTGCGGGGCGCTGCAAGCAGGCCAGACCCTGATCGTCTTTCCCGAGGGCACCCGCACCCAGCCGGGTGCCGCTCCGGCCTTTCATCGGGGAGCGGCGGCCATTGCCCTGCGCGGTGCGAAGATCATCACCCCGGTGGTGATCCGGGTCAGCCCCAGCACCCTGACCAAGGCCGAACCCTGGTACCGCATCCCGCAACGCCGTGTGCACTTCAGTTTTCACGTCGGTGCCGATATAGACCCACAGACCTTTGCAGCCCAGGGCCCGGCGCCCCAGGCTTCGCGCAAGCTCAATGAGCACTTGCACCATTTTTTCATTAAGGAGCTCGCCAGAGATGAGCGATACACACCCGGACCTGATGCTTGA
- a CDS encoding beta-ketoacyl synthase chain length factor has translation MIKFNIAQWRAWAPGLESVDAWQAWSRQPALPENSDAAPDVSFLPAMQRRRLSRLARMAFSVGWPLAEGLEQLPLVFISRHGETPRTFEILSDLAAEQPLSPTQFSLSVHNAVIGLWSIMRGETSEMTALAAAGDGLEHGLLEAATLLADGAPHVLLVITEEQPPEAYASWIDDVPFPYALGLLLTPGDDWQLSLGSHDGQTPRAQWPHALNLLRTLLGAQTFCQHAWMNRVWTWQRNH, from the coding sequence GTGATCAAGTTCAACATCGCTCAATGGCGTGCGTGGGCCCCTGGGCTCGAAAGCGTGGACGCCTGGCAGGCCTGGAGCCGTCAACCGGCCCTGCCTGAAAACAGCGATGCCGCCCCCGATGTGTCCTTTCTCCCCGCCATGCAGCGGCGCCGTCTCAGCCGCCTGGCGCGCATGGCGTTCAGCGTCGGCTGGCCCCTGGCCGAGGGCCTGGAACAACTGCCGCTGGTGTTCATCTCCCGGCATGGCGAAACCCCGCGCACCTTCGAGATTCTCAGCGACCTGGCCGCCGAGCAACCGTTGTCGCCCACCCAGTTCAGCCTCTCGGTACACAACGCAGTGATCGGCCTGTGGTCGATCATGCGCGGCGAAACCAGCGAAATGACGGCCCTGGCCGCTGCCGGCGATGGCCTTGAGCATGGCCTGCTGGAGGCGGCCACGCTGCTGGCCGACGGCGCCCCCCATGTACTGCTGGTGATCACCGAGGAACAACCGCCCGAGGCCTATGCCAGCTGGATCGACGACGTGCCGTTTCCCTATGCCCTGGGCCTGCTGCTGACCCCCGGCGACGACTGGCAGTTGTCCCTGGGCAGCCATGACGGTCAAACGCCCAGGGCCCAATGGCCCCACGCCCTGAATCTGCTGCGTACCCTGCTGGGCGCGCAGACCTTTTGCCAACATGCCTGGATGAATCGTGTATGGACCTGGCAACGCAACCACTGA